The following nucleotide sequence is from SAR324 cluster bacterium.
CTTCACTCAGAATTGCCTCACTAAAATTCGTATTTGTCAGGTTGGCGTCCTGCAAATTGGCTCCTTCCAAGTTCGCTTCATTGAGCAAAGCACCGGAGAGATT
It contains:
- a CDS encoding pentapeptide repeat-containing protein codes for the protein NLSGALLNEANLEGANLQDANLTNTNFSEAILSEANLEGALLVGTIFEDAEMPGNEIF